The following DNA comes from Xiphophorus hellerii strain 12219 chromosome 5, Xiphophorus_hellerii-4.1, whole genome shotgun sequence.
CAGTAGGAATATGAggatgtttcattttcagtccTTTAGAGGACAAATAAGTTTTCACTTGgagttttaacagaaaaaaatggccttatgaaagagcaaaaatccttccTACATGTTCCCACTGTCAGGATGCGATCTGCTGAATAAcctttgataaaaatgttttttagctaacttaaataaactgaatttgcaTTTTTTGATAACAAATCAATTGGAATGGATCAAAGTGGCTTGCAATCTAGTTCTTGGATTGaattgaccttttttttaaatggattgAAATTACATGTTATGAATTGGTGCTAGAAAATCAACTGAATCGAAACTATAATCAGATTAAAGGCCACATTTAGGTTGTCACGTTCAGTGCTAATATGAATGTTATGGGTTAGGGTTAACCACTATAATGACCATAACCTCTGGAGATTCTAGGCTGCCCAAAATTGGATGTCCTGCTTTGCCACTTTTGTTGATTCTCAATATCTGAGTCAGATTTATTGAAACTTGGCCaggacttaaaatgtttttgtccttttgatTGTATGGTATGTAGAACAAAAGATACGCTCTTTGTGTACTTTGAAGGCCTTCTGTCCCATTTTGTGTCATGAAATGGGTTGATTGTGGTGAGGATGGACTGGGCTCAGGTAGTAGTTGGCAAAAATGAATGGCGATCTCAAAAGGGTGaaaaagtccaggcagcacaggtgagcaatGAGAGAAGGTACTCAGACGCTGGTAGCGCTggcaaacacaacaaaatgacaaaccaaaaaacacaagGTAAAATACATGGAGGGCAATCAGGGGACCGGAGGGACAgctggaaacaatcaaggggtagaaGCAACAACACAGGGACTAATGAACACTCAGAAAACCAAATCCTCACATTTGGGTCCCATTGGTTTCCATTAGAACCACATATTTTGGATGGACAGTTATCctagcattttaaaataacattccCATGAAAACAAGACTAATCTAAACTTCTGCCTTCAAAATGCTAGAAAAACTAGTTTTAGATGTGATGACCCCCTAAAGTTACCACAGAGCCAGACCCTTTATTTAATCAAGTTTCATTGGGTAAATGGTGCGATTATCTTCCAAAATGCATGACAATGAAAATATTGAACACCACAAAATAGTCCTGTCGTGTTGGCAGTGGCGTAAAGGAGTGGTGTGAATGtgattgagaaaatatttttatctgtatgtGTGTGGTCATTTGAAGAAGCTTTTGAGAAAAGCTGATGTGCggcaaagcatttttttttttatctgtgcagCTGGCActcaaaattaaagttgttttgtttatgtttctttatCAAGGGAACAAGATTCTCCTCTTGGATGAGAGGAACAGCCTGGTGCATCTGCAGTTGGGCCAGTTTGCAGCAGTGCTTTCTAAAATAAGCCATAAAATCTGACTTGTTGTGAGAGACAAATACAAGTCAGACTAGACAAACCGACAACTATATGAACAGCATCACTGACATAGCAAATAGCCAGTCATAGGCGACTAATCAAAAACTGATTTACCTCATGACCAATGCCCCTCATGACGCAGGGCTTGTTGGGGTTAGCGCGGCGACTCACACATCCAACAGCCTAACAGCCGGCGCCCTGGAGAATCCATCGCTCGTTCACACCCGGTGCTTTTATATCTAATGAGCAAGGCAGTACTGCAAACTGGAAGTGAAGGTGGGGAAAAGGGGCACAGGTGTGTTCATGGGCCCAATACAGGTGGGAATTTACAGCCACTTTTACATAAACGCCATTTCAAAACTAATAAACTGCCCGGTTACATAAAAATTTAGAGTAAGTCTGGAAATGTTCTTAAGCtcatagaaggccgactttgtaactgtctttatatgtctctgaaggttcaggtcagaggtcatcctgttctctagtttccagctggaaTAACGAAGTGGAGACACAAGCAGCCCCTCCCAACTGGAAAATGAAAAGGCAGGAAGAAAGAGGAGCAGGTTGAATTCGTcaaaaggaaaggaaatggaggacaggagagaaaaaaatagaaaataaagagaaagtTATTGCAGGATAAAGCCAGAAGAACCAAATGAATAATTTCTGTAATGAGGGGTCAAAGGTGAGTGACAGTATGAGATAAAGCAGCAGGACTACAGCAGGTTAGCAGCCGTGCTACCTGGCTCTATCATCCCGACCCCCACTGGGAATTAGGATGCGTTGAGGGGCCACAGAGCTTTAAAGGCAGCCTGTCAGCAACTTTACACCTCTGATGAATCAACAATTGACCTGCTTGATCGATTAAAATCAATTCATACTGAGCAGGAAAAGGCGCACGTCTTTATTccaaaatacaactttttaggagaaaaactgagttaaaaatagaaaagatggCTCAATACACAGACTAGTTCTCCTCTTTTGTCTCaacattaatatatattttattccaGCTCAAGAAACACCCGGAGGTTGTTCTGATCCTCCTCATTTTGCTCCAGTCCAATCCGGATCTCCAGTCCAGCTGCGCCGTCCTTCAGCCAGTTGGTTTCTCTGTGACGATGGCTACCACCTCACCCAAAGACAAGTAATCCAGAGAATGACTTTATTTAGACTTCTTTAAGTAAGATGCTGGAACATGAACAATGCAATCATCAATACTTAGCAAAGATTTGCAAACAATGTGAATGTTTCTATAATTAAGAGAAAAACTATTGTCAAAACGATACATAACCTGACTTGATTAACTAGCCAAACTCAGGATAAATCAGTTTTAACTTTCAGTGATGTAGCAGACCATGTCGAGCTCTCACTGACGGCCATTGATTGaatcatttaatgttatttcttGCAGATATTTGGCCGTGTGGGTGATCTTCTTCATGCTTGGTCTGGGAACATTGCTGCCCTGGAACTTCTTCATGACTGCTACCATGGTGAAACATCATCTGCTTTTTCTCCACAGCTCCTGTTTCTCTGCACAGTCTTGTTCTGACAGTAGCAAAACCAGGGAACCTGAAACATTGTGGCTGGGTTCTGAATAAATGTCAATGAATGTGACAGAATataacaaaatcatttttcactCTTCACTGCCATTGTTGCTTTGCCTGAACCCCCAGTTTGGACCTGCAGTGAATCATGGGATATTGTGGACCATGAAAAGAAGAAGACATTTGGAGGAGTCTTTGAATTTGGACTGGCCTTGTTGCCATGCTATGATGTATCACCCTACAAGTGCCACCTTTGAAGGATGCAGCACCTGAATTCAGACTCAGGAGAGACTGGCTGAGTAGAAAGGATGTTGGCATCAAGCTGAGAGCCTGATGCAAAcacctcctgccacatgtcgatgtgccctTTAGCAAGACACTTAACCCCAAGTTGCCTTTCAATCTGCCCATCGATACATGAATGTGAGTGGGATTGGGCAAATGTGGTTGGAgagtaaagcactttgagtggtTTGTATGCTGAGTGTATTTACTTTTCCATTTAAAGTGGAGCTGGAACATCAAATGACCAACAGAGGTCAGTGCTGTTGTGTGAGCAGCTTTTTGTCATCCCTAAAAGGTCAGGCTGGGATGGATGCAGAGGGTTGAGACTTCCTGTTGCTTTACCACAAGTTACCTGGCGATGTGTGGGAGTTTGTGAGTGTGAATGGCTGAATGTGGCTCTGGTGTAAAGTGCTTTCAGGAGTCAGTATGGCTGGATAATAGCAATTTAAGTTCAGGCCATTTAACATCTGGGTTCACAAGTCCAGTAAAGGTTCTGTTACTGAATCCAAATTCACTTATTTTCCTACTAACAGTCTTCTTTTGATAAAAGCTCTTTGTACGTGAACAGAGGTTTTATTATCCTTGCAGTACTTCAGGAATCGTCTGAAGGACCCTTTGCCCACTGaggtttcagccaatcagactgAAGCAGCAGGTCAACATCAAAGTGTTCTACAGACCAAATTCAACAATGTGATGACGCTCTGCGCCATGTTGCCTCTGCTGCTGTGCACCTGCCTCACCTCCTTCCTGCACGCCCTGTGAGTACTACACAGGTACTACGCCAGTAGTGCACAAAGTACTAGACCAGTACTACACAGGTACTACGCCAGTAGGGCACAAAGTACTAGACCAGTACAACACAGGTACTACACCGGTATGGCACAAAGTACTAGACCAGTACAACACAGGTACTACACCAGTTTCTAGGTCAGAGATGTGTGGTAGTTTAATTCTGTCATGCTATCAGATTCACGTTCAGTTGGACGTTCAAGTTGCTCCAGTTGCAGAAGCAAAGGAAACTCACCATCAGTCACCAACGACTACGGACTTGTAGCCATGACAACTCCCATCATGGAGGTCCTGGAGAGACTCCTGCTGGCCCACCTGAGGAAGCAGGACCCCCTGCAGTCTGCTTATCGCCACGGAGACGCCATCATCCACCTGCTCCATCAAAGCCGCTGCCACCAGGAcggagcagcagctctgaagATCAGCTGATCTGCAGCAGGTGGAGCTTCAGCCTCACCTGGTTCtagaaataaatctgatctACCTGATCTATATCTATGGCTGCCTCTCTAACAGACTGGGGTCGAGCCAGGAGGCAGCAGGAGAACCTTCtatcatctacagaaatactcagattaCTCTGTACTCAGATtactctgcagctgctggaggaccaGAGATGGACACCAGGACAGAGAGCTGCTGGACACACGGAGGGAACAATCAAATCATctggaatgaaaacaaaacaaaggagattattgcttttttcaggggaaatcaatcaatcaatcaaattttatttgtatagcacatttcagcagcaaggcatttcaaagtgctttacatcattacaaacacagaatcacaatgcaatatagaatcaatcattaagtcaagttccatccataaatttgtaattgattacatttcaaatagaatcctaaacaggtgggtttttagttgagatttaaaagaagtcagtgtttcagctgttttacagttttctggaagtttgttccaaatttgtggtgcatagatgctgaaagctgcttctccttgtttggttctggttctggggatgcagagcagaccagaaccggaagacctgaaaggtctggaaggttgatacaacaacagcagatctttaatgtattgtggtgctaagccgttcagtgatttataaactaacaacagtattttaaagtctattctttgagctacagggagccagtggagggactttaaaactggtgttatgtgctctatcttcctggttttagtcagaacgccagcagcagcagcattctggatcagctgcagctgtttgattaatttgttggacagacctgtgaagacgctgttgcaataatcaatacgactgaagatgaaggcatggatgagtttctctagatctggctgagacattagtcctttaatcctggaaatgttcttcaggtgatagaaggccgactttgtaactgtctttatgtggctctggaggttcaggtcagagtccatcactactcccaggtctCGGGCTGATCgttggttttcagttgtaataactgaagctgtgcattaactctagatctataactctagatctataactctagatcgttcctctttaggtccaaaaataataacttcagttttgtttctgttcagctggagaaagttttggcacatccacacatttatctgttctaagcatctgttcagtgattggatgggctctgagtcacctggtgacatcgtaatgtagagctgtgcgtcatctgcatagttatggtagctaatattatttcctgttataacctgagctagtgggagcatataaatattgaataaaaggggtcctaggattgaaccttggggtaccccacatgtgacctttgacctctttgatgaaaagttttcaattgaaacaaagaaatccctgttctttatgtaggatttaaaccagttaagcactggaccggagagtccgacccaactctccagtcgattcagtaatatgtcatggtcaacagtgtcaaaagctgcactgaggtccaacagaaccagcactgtggttctgccacagtccgtatttatatggatgtcattgaacacttttatgaGGCCAGTCTCtctgctgtggtgagcacgaaaaccagactggaaggagtcaaagcggttggttatagttaggaagctagttaattgtttacacacagctttttcaataactttgctgatgaatcagaggtcagaggtcagaggtcggcctgtaattctgcagtagtgatttgtccagattgttcttttttataagtggtttgattactgctgttttcagagcctgggggaaaacgcctgatgagagcgatgagttactatctggatcagatcagcagcaataacaggcaggactttcttaaagaaatgttctagagttatagatctaggacatccagacagcaggaactggagcttagttgacttataatttcctctaaggttttaaaattaagtagttgaaattgggtcatttttcctgtatttgttttgtttgggctcagcattggttctgactttatagtggatgttcagattaatcctctgattttatgaattttctctgaaaagaagctggaaaactggttgcaggcggcaatacattggaattcaggcggtaacgtcacaggagggtttgtgattctgtcaactgttgcaaataaagctggagcattgttaatgtttttgtttatgacatctgcaaagaaagcctctcttgcatgttttagtgttaaatgatagttacgtagtctttctttatagatgtcacaatgaacgtggagttgagttttacgccattttcgttctgccctacggcagagttgtcttgcagattgaactgtttgtgcatttctccatggagatttctttttaccagacacaaccttcattttaattggggcaatggaatcaacaatatctgagactttagactgaaaatcatttaccaacttatctacatcattacagcttaagggtgaggaagaagagtagatttgattaaaagtttctgctgtgttttcagtgagataacgttttgtgatggttgctgtttgtccaagtgggttatcAACAATAATTGacagtaaagcactttgaataaGGGTCAAAGGTAAAACACCATTTCCATcatctgttctggttctgactggaaAATCTGGAGGTGACTATTACAAAGatggattcttcataaaatcaagaaaattctCTTGAAAacatcctcttcctcagcctGGCCTGGAGAGACAGAgggtcttcagtcagaagcttcttcaCTCGCTGTAaaacagactgctacaggagatggATCCTGCTAACACCCATCAGCATCTATTTCAACTCTTTAGAGAACAGTGGATAACAtaagttacaacaacatttcatttctctttggATTGGATTGAGTCGTACAGAAGCTGttcaataaaactaaattaagcCAGATATGTTGTAGAAACCCAGCAATCATCATACCAATATGTATAAatcaaatgaatgttttttatacAACAGGACAAAGGAAggaattgttataaaaatgtgaacCTAAAAATTAATTAGTGATGAGTTAAAGGAACTGTGATGAAAAATCAGGTCCAAAACAAGTGACAGAAAAGACTGAAGGAACCaaacaggaacaggaaaaaCATCATGACTTAAAAATCCTTCTGTTCTTTTTATTCCAGAATACTTCACATCTAAGCAGTTTAGTGTCAGCGTTTCATCTACAGAACGTTAGTCCTGCTTCACAAACAAAGCTGGATTTAATTTGTTCTCGTTCTGTCAGCGTTCCTCAGCGCCTGCGTGTGATGGGAAGCCTCTTCATCATCATGTTTGTCTTCATCATCACTGCTGTCCTTGTCAAAGTTCCTCTGGAGCCGCTGCCTTTCTTCTCCATAACCATGGTGAAGATAATCATCATCAACTgtgagatatttattttataatcattTGATGTCGTGTAGCCAATATCTCAATGTTAAACTCTGAGCGTCTAAAAGCGTAAGGTCGTTTCTCGTTGATATTCAGGTACTACACCGGTACTACACCAGTACTACACCGGTACTACAGCGTCAGGTCGTTTCTCCTTAATGTTCAGGATAAAATATGAGTCTTGCAACAAACCCAAGGAAGTGAATGAAGCGAGATCAGCACAGAAATTATGATCTAGTTCTCAAAGTTGAGTGACATGATTGGTGCAAACTGCAagacaaatataatttatagttCCTAGTTAGGTCAAAGGCCCCTGGGGAGCATCAGCACATAGTCAGAGTCTTGCCGCCATGGTGGTTTGGTGGTCTTTCCACCTGGATTTGCTTGCTGCAACGCTGCACCATCATTTTAAGGCATTAAGGCTGGGAGAGGGTAAGATgaaggctacgttcacactgcagcctgaagtgaccccaATCTGACTTTTGTGATCTGTAGCTGATTTTTTGATGACAGAATGATGATGGAAAGCCAATCACAGCGAGGTGAGCGCCTGGGCGTTGGGTCTGCTGTGGGGATTGGTTGGGTCCATTTGGCCTGGAGGTTCTGAACCTCCCGTAACCATCGGCTCCCATCTTCTTCCACTGCTCCTCTCTCCTGTGGAGTCCCAAAAGGTTCCATCATTGGttccttattttttctctttattttctgcCAGTTTGGTCATTCATCATGAAACACTATTTTTatagctttgtttgtttttgctatttttcttcctttattatCCATATTGTATTTTAACTTGCTTTTGATATCTTTACTTTTCATTTGCAACACTGTGTCCTGCCAGTGTTGGCCAGATCTCtcttgaaaaatacttttttaatatatataaagatCACACAATAACATAGTTTTCCTTTTACTGCTATTCAGAGGACACACAAATTGGTCTGCCAGTAAAGTAATGAAGCCATTTCTTCTCAGATATTAAGCAGTGATTGGCTGAAAATCTTTTACAATCAATCAAGGATGAAACTGAATGTAAAGTGTTTGTGAAAAGTGGAGTAGCTGGCCTTGATGCTTCTTTCTTCTGCAGTCAGAAATTTTGGTGcactttgatttaaatgttaaacttgACAAACAACAAATGTAACTAAGACGAGtttcttttacttttggctCCTGGCCAcaactaaaatgatttttaaatgacaatgaCGTTCAAAAGGCTGTCTGTGCTTTTATAACTTTGCATTTGGACCAACTTGCAGTTTGCTTTATTATGGCATAAACAAGTGTTAATTAAGTCAGAATGCAGCTGCTTGTCTCCGAACAAGCTGTCAGAAACCCAATCAAATCACACagatacataaatataaataaagattatttGAAGCTTTTGCTTGTTTCAGTGTGTAGAAAGTCGAGGaataagtgtttttaaaagagatttaaaaagagGACTTGTCTGACTTGTTCCAGAACTTGGAGCAAACGCTCTGCACTCGGAGTTCTTCTCACTCTTCTTACAACTTTGCACCTGCAGACCCGTTTCAGAAACTGGGATGAGTGAAAATCCTGAGTTAGTTTTGGGCTAAATAGAGTATACGTCTTGGGTTTTCAGTTTCAGAACGATTCCCTCCGTGAATCAGCGCTGCTCTGCAGACGGCCTGTTGCAGCGAATCCTGAGTTTGTTCTGTCGTTTAGCCGAGGCCTGAAACACGGAAAGTGCCAGAAATGGCTTTTCCTTTTCTGGGGGAGCCTGCAGATGTTGGGAAGTAATACTCTGCAGGGTGATCACACTCGATTAGTAGATATTGATTTTTggttcagaaaaacaaaattatcaacattttttggatgttaaataaatgtagtgacaacaattttacaaattttatgCTAACTTGCTAATTTGGCAGCAGCAACAGTGTTGCTGATTTTTGTCATATGTATTGATACTCTTTTCCCCCGTTGCCATGGTGAATTGCGTGATCTGCATTCAGGGCTTCTTCTATTCTCACACTTAACTCAGGGTAACTTGACTCAGAGTTAGTTAACCAGTTGATTTCCCTGAGTGTCACAGAGCTGGATAGGGTTAATCAGAGTCACTGCTTATAGTCAGAGTTAGTTAACCCTGCTTtctgaaacaacaaacaaatcagaATATTTGTTGAACTGCAACTTGTGGCATTTCTTACCAGGtgagaaatgctaaaacacCCTGACCTGAATATGAATAATGAGAATGACAGAAGGTCACACAAATACAAGTTCCTTCTTCATGTGAGCAGCCTGCTGTGAAGCCAGATGCAGATTTGATTTCAAAGTCAGTCGCAGGAATAAGAAACTCTCCAGATATTGTTTTTGCAGACCAAAGCCGCCGGGCACCTGCTGAACTCATTTAGCACCAACTACTCCAACAGCCACACCCACCCTGCCAGGCTCCCAAATGCAGGCACATTTATCCACCAGTATGCAGATCAGAAGCTAACTTTGGGTTAAAGTGCCTTGCTCAATGACGCACTGACAAGAAGCAGGAATGAAAGCTGGGATCAAACACATAACACTGTGAATAGTACTAGAGCCCCAGAAAACCCAGGGTTAACAAACTCAGAGTTTTCACAGACACTGAAATCCCCGGCGTGCTAATCAGCTTGTTGAACTGTTGGTTATTTTCCAGCGTTTGGGGCGGTGCTGCAGGGCAGTCTGTTTGGGATGGCCGGTTTGCTTCCAGCTTCGTACACCACTCCCATCATGAGCGGCCAAGGACTCGCCGGAACCTTCGCTGCCACTTCTATGATCTGTGCCATTGCAAGTCTGTCAGATAAGCTTTCAATAACTGATTTGCAATATAGCCTTCATTTGAAATAAGTCTTGGTTGATCAAAATGTTGACAATAGGATGAATACATCACAAatgatcaacatttttattgtgtcacttcctccgctgcagGTGGTTCTGAGCTGGAGGACGCAGCATTCGGTTATTTCATCGTGGCCTGTGTTGTCATTTTCCTGTCCATCTTGTCCTACGTCTTACTGCCCAAACTGGTAAAGTCAAACCGGAA
Coding sequences within:
- the LOC116720614 gene encoding equilibrative nucleoside transporter 1-like isoform X2, with protein sequence MATTSPKDKYLAVWVIFFMLGLGTLLPWNFFMTATMYFRNRLKDPLPTEVSANQTEAAGQHQSVLQTKFNNVMTLCAMLPLLLCTCLTSFLHALVPQRLRVMGSLFIIMFVFIITAVLVKVPLEPLPFFSITMVKIIIINSFGAVLQGSLFGMAGLLPASYTTPIMSGQGLAGTFAATSMICAIASGSELEDAAFGYFIVACVVIFLSILSYVLLPKLTFFQFYQERNRKQRSDDEQNAVTLMNAENKDAAADEKQQSISMMKIFQKIWILASSVCFIFTVTIGTFPAITADTRSTLADGGTWERYFVPVSCFLLFNLSDWTGRSLTAVCMWPGKDSRVLPAAILARVVFVPLFMLCNVQPRLHLPVFFHHDGFFIAFMLLFAFSNGYLASLCMCYGPKNVLPHEAETAGAIMAFFLALGLAAGAAISFLFRALV